A stretch of the Porifericola rhodea genome encodes the following:
- a CDS encoding MBL fold metallo-hydrolase, with protein sequence MKVKQFYDEGLAHASYAIISEGKVAVVDPARNPKPYQDFAQQNNAKIVAVLETHPHADFVSSHKELHEQLGATIYINADMGADYPHRILQDGEELQLGKLRIKALYSPGHSPDHSSYLLYDEENKPYAIFTGDSLFVGDVGRPDLREGAGKTKAQRKVLAGKMFRTINEVYKPLDENIIVYPAHGAGSLCGKNMSTDKSSTIGREKEDNWAFQIKEEAAFVEALLEGQPFVPHYFPYDVEVNRKGAQALEDSIKAVPRLKQVEQIEKGTLVVDSRPQEKFKEGHPSGAINIMNGAKFETWLGSIVKPEEAYYLLAESENELEELIRKAAKIGYEQQIKGAVVVKEDLTEKSAEFNLDDFKQNPQAYHVVDIRNVSEGEKLFDNAQSIPLYELRERANEIQTDKPVVVHCAGGYRSAAGSSILEKQLNNKIYDLSEAVKEFL encoded by the coding sequence ATGAAAGTTAAGCAATTTTATGATGAAGGACTGGCTCATGCCTCCTATGCAATTATAAGTGAAGGAAAGGTAGCAGTAGTAGACCCGGCAAGAAACCCAAAGCCCTATCAGGACTTTGCACAACAAAACAATGCTAAAATAGTAGCGGTACTGGAAACCCATCCTCATGCGGATTTTGTCAGTTCTCATAAAGAACTTCACGAACAATTAGGAGCTACAATATATATTAATGCGGACATGGGAGCAGATTATCCGCATCGTATCTTGCAAGACGGAGAAGAATTACAGCTGGGTAAGCTTAGAATTAAGGCGCTCTATTCTCCTGGACACTCTCCTGACCATAGCTCTTATTTGCTGTATGATGAAGAAAACAAGCCCTATGCCATATTTACAGGTGACTCCTTATTTGTGGGCGATGTAGGTCGTCCTGATCTAAGAGAAGGTGCAGGCAAAACTAAAGCTCAGCGAAAAGTGCTGGCCGGTAAAATGTTTCGTACTATTAATGAGGTCTACAAGCCATTAGATGAAAACATAATTGTGTATCCGGCCCACGGAGCAGGTTCGTTATGTGGAAAAAATATGAGCACAGATAAATCCAGTACAATTGGAAGAGAGAAAGAAGACAACTGGGCATTTCAGATTAAAGAAGAAGCAGCTTTTGTAGAAGCCTTACTGGAAGGTCAACCTTTTGTACCTCATTATTTCCCTTACGATGTAGAAGTAAACCGAAAAGGTGCGCAGGCTCTAGAAGATAGCATTAAAGCTGTTCCGCGTTTAAAGCAGGTGGAGCAAATAGAGAAAGGAACTCTTGTAGTAGATAGCCGTCCACAAGAGAAGTTCAAAGAAGGTCACCCATCTGGTGCTATCAATATAATGAATGGAGCAAAGTTTGAAACCTGGCTCGGCTCAATTGTAAAGCCCGAAGAGGCTTATTACTTGCTTGCAGAAAGCGAAAACGAGTTAGAAGAACTCATTCGTAAGGCAGCTAAAATTGGTTATGAGCAGCAAATCAAAGGAGCTGTAGTCGTTAAAGAAGATCTGACAGAAAAAAGTGCTGAGTTTAATCTGGACGACTTTAAACAGAACCCCCAGGCCTATCATGTGGTAGATATCCGTAATGTGTCCGAAGGAGAAAAACTCTTTGATAATGCACAAAGCATCCCACTATATGAGCTCAGGGAAAGAGCAAATGAAATACAGACCGATAAGCCTGTAGTGGTACACTGTGCAGGAGGTTATCGCTCAGCTGCGGGAAGTAGTATCTTAGAAAAACAGCTGAATAACAAAATTTACGACCTAAGCGAAGCAGTGAAAGAGTTTTTATAA
- a CDS encoding homoserine kinase gives MEKSIRVFAPATVANVACGFDIMGFAIEQPGDEVVMRLTDKRGVVEIEKIIGDEGKLPLDPDKNTVSLVVQQLLKDVDSKYGASITLYKNMPLGSGLGSSAASAVAGLHAINELLVRHEPEKAIPERKGLLPYAMEGERLACGSAHADNVAPALIGGFVLVRSYEPLDVISIPTPLSLWVTVIHPQVEVQTRDARSILRKQISLKDATIQWGNTAGLVAGLWQCDYDLIGRSMQDVIIEPIRSILIPGFDSVKYSAMRAGALGCGISGSGPSVFALSKDEETAIEVGRKMQNAFGMLNIDSEVYVSPINRDGPRVVD, from the coding sequence TTGGAAAAAAGCATACGCGTGTTTGCCCCGGCTACCGTAGCCAATGTAGCCTGTGGATTTGATATCATGGGGTTTGCCATAGAGCAACCTGGTGATGAGGTGGTAATGCGTCTAACCGATAAACGAGGAGTAGTAGAGATAGAAAAAATTATCGGTGATGAAGGTAAACTGCCCCTGGATCCTGATAAAAATACAGTTAGTCTGGTTGTGCAACAACTTCTAAAAGATGTGGACTCAAAGTACGGAGCCAGTATTACCCTTTATAAAAATATGCCTTTAGGCAGTGGGCTGGGTTCTAGCGCGGCGAGTGCCGTTGCCGGCTTACATGCGATTAACGAACTATTGGTAAGGCATGAGCCAGAAAAAGCAATCCCTGAGCGCAAAGGACTTTTACCTTACGCGATGGAAGGAGAAAGGCTGGCTTGTGGCTCTGCCCATGCCGATAATGTAGCTCCCGCGCTTATTGGAGGCTTTGTACTGGTAAGGAGCTACGAGCCACTGGATGTAATCTCTATACCCACTCCTTTATCGTTATGGGTAACGGTTATTCATCCACAGGTAGAGGTACAAACTCGCGATGCACGTAGTATTTTACGCAAGCAGATTTCTCTTAAAGATGCGACCATACAGTGGGGAAATACCGCCGGCCTGGTTGCCGGACTTTGGCAGTGCGATTATGATCTTATTGGCCGATCCATGCAGGACGTAATTATCGAGCCTATTCGCTCTATCCTGATTCCAGGCTTCGACAGTGTAAAGTATAGCGCTATGCGTGCTGGGGCTTTAGGCTGTGGTATTTCTGGTTCAGGTCCGTCAGTCTTCGCTTTAAGTAAAGATGAAGAAACTGCCATAGAGGTAGGGCGAAAGATGCAAAATGCCTTCGGAATGCTCAATATTGATAGCGAAGTTTATGTGTCGCCTATCAACCGAGATGGCCCTCGGGTAGTTGACTAA
- the thrC gene encoding threonine synthase produces MHLYSTNDQQRSNKVSFQEALFNSLPEDKGLYMPEYFPELKDSFFENIENLTFQEIAFEVADALLNEEIPAVKLRDIIDDAVNFPAPLAKLDDEKFVLELFHGPTLAFKDFGARFMARTMSWFLQESPSDEEIHILVATSGDTGGAVAQGFLNVAGIKVTLLYPKGKVSELQEKQLTTVGNNVEALEVEGTFDDCQRMVKEAFLDKDLRARLKLSSANSINISRLIPQSFYYFNAYAQLKRQLSFDANKKLVFAVPSGNFGNLCGGLIAKRLGLPIQHIVASTNVNDIVPKYLEGGAFEPKPSLQTLSNAMDVGNPSNFARLQAFYQTRPAASETELLNNIQQDISGARYTDKQTTEAIKEVFDKYYGYTMCPHTAVGYLGLKDYQAQQKEDSYGVILATAHPAKFVDTVEDTIGESVKMPESLQAIMQSEKNATLIPADLEALKSHLLKG; encoded by the coding sequence ATGCATTTATATAGTACCAACGATCAGCAGCGTAGCAATAAAGTAAGTTTTCAGGAGGCACTTTTCAATAGCTTGCCCGAAGATAAAGGTTTATACATGCCTGAATATTTTCCTGAACTCAAAGACAGTTTTTTTGAAAATATAGAGAATCTCACCTTTCAGGAGATTGCTTTTGAAGTAGCCGATGCCTTGCTCAACGAAGAGATTCCTGCCGTTAAGTTGAGAGACATTATAGACGATGCAGTAAATTTTCCAGCACCGCTTGCCAAACTAGATGATGAGAAGTTTGTACTAGAACTTTTTCACGGACCTACGCTGGCTTTTAAAGATTTTGGTGCACGCTTTATGGCCCGTACCATGTCATGGTTTTTGCAGGAAAGCCCTTCCGATGAAGAAATTCATATATTGGTAGCTACTTCTGGGGATACTGGTGGGGCGGTAGCCCAGGGTTTTCTTAACGTAGCAGGTATCAAAGTTACGCTGCTCTACCCTAAAGGTAAAGTCAGTGAACTGCAGGAGAAGCAGTTGACCACAGTAGGCAATAATGTAGAGGCGCTGGAAGTAGAAGGTACTTTTGATGACTGCCAGCGAATGGTAAAAGAGGCTTTTTTAGATAAAGATCTACGTGCCAGGCTGAAGCTGTCTTCTGCTAATTCAATCAATATTAGTCGCCTAATTCCGCAATCTTTCTATTACTTCAATGCTTATGCACAGCTAAAAAGGCAACTTTCATTTGATGCCAATAAAAAATTAGTTTTTGCGGTACCCAGTGGTAACTTCGGAAATCTATGCGGAGGTCTTATTGCCAAGCGTTTAGGTTTACCTATACAACATATTGTAGCCTCTACCAACGTTAATGATATTGTACCTAAATATTTAGAGGGTGGTGCTTTTGAGCCTAAGCCTTCGTTGCAGACTCTTTCTAATGCTATGGACGTAGGTAATCCTAGCAATTTTGCTCGTTTACAGGCTTTCTACCAGACCAGGCCAGCAGCTAGTGAAACAGAATTGCTAAATAATATACAGCAAGACATTAGCGGTGCACGCTATACCGATAAACAAACAACAGAAGCTATAAAAGAAGTTTTTGACAAATACTACGGCTATACCATGTGCCCGCATACAGCAGTAGGCTATTTAGGACTGAAAGATTATCAGGCTCAGCAAAAAGAAGATTCTTATGGCGTAATTCTGGCTACTGCCCACCCGGCTAAATTTGTAGATACTGTAGAGGATACGATAGGCGAATCTGTAAAAATGCCAGAAAGCCTTCAGGCTATCATGCAGTCAGAAAAGAACGCTACTCTTATTCCAGCGGATTTAGAGGCCCTTAAAAGTCATTTACTCAAAGGCTGA
- a CDS encoding TaqI family restriction endonuclease, giving the protein MLKAYLEFLASLKLDNRLRSIRCLEEDLRGELNPACLLDELFFEKKQWVDFETFYDMYLEAKLEQLQVRFQDKKQQDLLKGLKARLYRTQCGILTEYQAFLAARLVFGEQYVHRSIAQDKRGVDFSIWHQQKTYHVHIFVDSSRAWYYRQYKSEFKNVEQSAGIHINFPYALAPGKLNSLYYLPNGFGVYTPAYLHYLHTELYSGKLLKNQVCGVKEDGFIYRSIS; this is encoded by the coding sequence ATGTTAAAAGCTTACCTAGAGTTTCTGGCATCCCTCAAACTTGATAATCGTTTGCGTAGCATTCGCTGCCTGGAAGAAGACCTGAGAGGAGAGCTTAACCCGGCTTGCCTGCTGGATGAGCTTTTCTTTGAGAAAAAACAGTGGGTAGATTTTGAGACATTCTACGATATGTATCTGGAGGCTAAGCTAGAGCAACTTCAAGTCCGCTTTCAGGATAAAAAACAGCAAGATCTACTAAAAGGCTTAAAGGCGAGGCTATATCGTACGCAGTGCGGTATATTAACGGAGTATCAGGCTTTTCTGGCTGCCAGGCTGGTTTTTGGTGAGCAGTATGTTCACCGAAGTATTGCCCAGGACAAAAGAGGGGTTGACTTTAGCATTTGGCATCAGCAAAAAACTTATCACGTGCACATTTTTGTAGATAGCAGCAGGGCATGGTACTACCGCCAGTACAAAAGTGAATTTAAAAACGTAGAACAGTCGGCAGGAATCCACATCAACTTTCCTTATGCCCTTGCTCCCGGCAAGCTCAACTCACTATACTACCTGCCCAATGGCTTTGGTGTATATACACCCGCCTACCTCCATTATTTACATACAGAGCTTTATTCAGGGAAATTATTGAAGAATCAGGTCTGCGGAGTAAAAGAGGATGGTTTCATATACCGGAGTATTTCTTAA
- a CDS encoding DNA-methyltransferase has translation MSEPYTLYLDNCYGLSQVADESVDALVTDPPYGIGFQTHAWDRNLPDPQIWNDCLRVLKPGAFGLIFSSVRLMHRLMVAVEDRGFLIKDVLFWAFLNGMPKSRNVGLSIDRSLGVESEVDGYYQYVQGYKKGGADSYTISEKKARCKPASEEGKRYNGAGLGVKPAYEPIILIQKPLDTNCNVAENIIKHGTGALNLEETRLPFEKGEAGKIGHNPHPKGRVPANIIRTEAWDDGYDKFFLVPKVRQHAEDFNKHPTLKPVQLMQHLVKLVSFEGQLVLDPFMGSGSTGIACQQLERRFLGYESNEEYYRVAQKRLDMAEPLSPNEKKA, from the coding sequence ATGAGTGAGCCTTATACCTTATACCTGGACAACTGCTACGGCCTTAGCCAGGTGGCCGATGAAAGTGTAGATGCGCTGGTTACTGACCCTCCTTACGGCATTGGTTTTCAGACCCATGCCTGGGATCGTAACTTACCTGACCCACAAATCTGGAACGACTGTCTGCGGGTGCTGAAACCCGGAGCTTTTGGGCTTATCTTTTCTTCTGTGCGTTTGATGCACAGGCTGATGGTAGCAGTAGAAGATCGGGGTTTTCTAATAAAAGATGTGTTGTTCTGGGCTTTTCTTAATGGTATGCCTAAAAGTAGAAATGTTGGATTGTCTATTGATCGTAGCCTGGGGGTAGAGAGTGAAGTGGATGGCTATTATCAATATGTGCAGGGGTATAAAAAAGGCGGTGCCGACAGTTACACCATTAGCGAGAAAAAGGCAAGGTGCAAGCCTGCTTCTGAAGAAGGTAAGCGATATAATGGTGCAGGTTTGGGTGTAAAACCCGCATATGAGCCTATCATCCTTATCCAAAAGCCTCTGGATACAAACTGCAATGTGGCTGAGAATATTATTAAGCATGGTACAGGAGCCCTCAACCTGGAAGAGACAAGGCTGCCTTTTGAAAAAGGAGAAGCTGGTAAGATAGGCCATAACCCTCACCCCAAAGGGAGAGTGCCCGCTAATATTATCCGTACAGAAGCCTGGGATGATGGCTATGATAAGTTTTTTCTGGTACCTAAAGTTAGACAGCACGCAGAGGACTTTAACAAACACCCTACCCTTAAGCCCGTACAACTCATGCAACATTTGGTAAAACTGGTAAGCTTTGAAGGGCAGCTCGTGCTAGATCCTTTTATGGGTAGTGGTAGTACCGGAATTGCCTGCCAGCAACTAGAGCGCAGATTCTTAGGCTACGAGTCTAATGAAGAATATTATAGAGTAGCTCAGAAAAGACTGGATATGGCTGAACCATTATCTCCTAACGAAAAGAAAGCCTAA